The Apium graveolens cultivar Ventura unplaced genomic scaffold, ASM990537v1 ctg69, whole genome shotgun sequence genome includes the window gttgggccaagatttgaagaatctgggctattgctgggtccatgggtcctgggttcacattctggtttgtatcatcttggttgttattgttgttgttgttggtttcttcattctgggtgttggtgcgggtatttcttctgggaggcattttctgtaaagaatcaatcaatttatttagcttttgaatcaaatctttgtataaaagaaaagttttgtaaaataggaatatctctttttgaaaacagttgtaactaagtaaattgcatgcttctttacagaataaaaatagttatggaaaacagggtacatggtatcacagggtatactggtgcaataaataaggtaaggtaaaacaggtgcaataaagtaaatgacaatgttggaaaagaaaaggtactgatatatagatcaaaagttttaggtagtacaagcgtaaagacgcttcgaaagtaaaagcaaaaagggtacaacaacctactcactagtcagcatcgctagtaTATAAATACAACTCACGAGTCTACtcatacacactacacactactgtacatactacataatcataacaacactgctcaacatTTCCATatctgaatctctggctcatggcaaatctggacctcatatctcctcaagctcctctagaacccacttagcccactccactaggaaatcaggggtgatgtcctcatgtgtagcctcaacaatcctcacagcagctgttctgcgaaacgcctggagcctctccctaagtcgcctctcaccactccccatctctctggtacgcatgatatgcaataacttctagatctgaccctgtaggaatcgctgctccataaggcaagcctcaaactgatgatatgggacaggataggaagagaactggaaaggtactcctgtgactgaatgactagtaaagcctgaatcagcaggtgggggtcctctaacaggtggcctcatgcctggaggtggaatagcctgcaatggtacgggctgcaacatcggtggaggtagaatagccaatgctggtggaataacaggacatggatccgatgctggtgctccaactgaaggctctgagtgatcagctgatacgggaataaaagagtcggccatctctgctatctgaaatcatatcgtaatataagaatctcgtaccatgacgcaaactatactaataccggttctaccataacactcaacctctcgatgttctatcatcctataccttacttctaatcctatgCCTCTAGacattcccgtcaacctaggcttgtgtcagtgacttataacctgtagctctgataccaaacctgtggcgccctccaaacccgggtcagaagtttggggtccacacacacaccttaattataacctgcttataacaataataaagataataataatatatgcagtgacccctacttaccaaccaccacggaccgcaacaggttaaagtatgcacacaagccaaacacactaatatattacaaaccgattaaatcccaactatttcaaactcaaactaagtattaagcattattacaaacttttacaaacttaaattattccaaaagaagcctactagctcagctttctcaacctgaacccctagctctcgcactggactggggatccttgctaccaattggttcctttttaactggaaagaatataaacaacatcgtacaaatgagctaactagctcagcaagtcataatgacaaaactgagaataatgatcatcaggtgaatatgattatgatatcaagtgaacattggattatgatttagaattggatattatccttttaatttaaaaaccaaggttaggctgctgatcagtcatgcactaaccccgagcaaggcacacagcattgctctaactactggatccaaggcacacattggcctaacttgaccattatatggtctgaccacgaatctggtccacaattttataaaaaccaatccaattctaacataataacagaatatgcaataataaacaattaaccgaaatcgtaaacaacaataaatgtttaataatgaaaaggtttcaatccttgtaaggatcaataaggcaaattaaaagcttggatgctgggtaatgaaagaattggataataaaggaatcaacgtttcaaggtttcaaggatttggtctttcaaagtataagataccatgggttgagtatataatagttcatttcagtgtctggtatttagtttgtatgtatttgtggagtagtatcgtagatttgtggttcttgtttgggtatacaataatcaatggattagaaagaatatgattcatggctcaagaacaataactaaaatcaggatttaggtttctgtgctttaaagcacttgcaatatcacaggattatcaagtactacaatatctcgagaaagtttagaacacttgcctggtattagcttactacattgcactcgcttccaatcacaaccgttttactcctcaactacctgtttccctttcctacgtggcctcttctgctcacatatcataagcatctatcaataatttactcatggaattctattaaacacatacttctatctacccttcgttttacccaaacccaattaacggattgaaagttatgcaataatcaagtaaacaccgaatatacagaccgatagtcaattaacaagtcacatatagcacataatacatcacgtaatcaatgatatattatttataaagaagtctcgggtcataaataggctttctagtatttaaaatgatttttaaaacattttccggaattaaaacgggtcgttggatcaatttcgggttaataaacagggttcggttggccaattatggctccgaaataattttagaataattatcgagccttggaaataatttagaataatattttaaagctcgaaactatttttcagaatttttaaatcatttttaaataattaaatctaattaaataattaattaaaatcaattaataattaattaaatcaattaatcaattaattttcgaattaattgaccaattaatcaattataaattaactgaaattaattaactaattaatttagatttatttgtgagttaaaaataattttcagaattaaaataataatttttagaattttcagaaattaaaaatgaatttttataataaaaataaataggaaatatgatttttaaacatttgataaacaggaatcctaaatttgcaaagtctggaaacttcagggacctaactacatcgtccccaaaagtccagggaccaaactgcaatttttacaccccgtcgccggaaaacacagaggtggtcggagaacacgttccgggcgtcctcaccccaccaacacctccagatcacatctacacaacaccagtaatacaaccatgcaatcaattcatcctaacaatccctgagttggccggaatttggccgtaaaattttccagtttccggcgaacctcggaaaacttcaaaacacaactcccttctctacagacctcgttggttcatgaaacttatacgactagattgcaaatttcacagagaacacaacccactataacacaacatcaatctatcacagaataagaaacccccaaatttcaattaagaacattcatacgggttataaaccctaattttgaaattcgaaaattaaactcaaatttgaacatgttattgaactccaaatcagacgtatgacatatgaaaatcatcaggaaaacaagctctacaacatgcaatcatcaaatcatacaaacaatcatccgaacaaaaattcatattttaaataaaataaattcaaaaataaataaatttttagaaaaataaccttgatttctgcagtgaaacaaagctcagaatctgatagaacacttcaaatccttcgttttggttactcaagctttgaaaacagagatcggtaacgccttcgttttgttgtttgattcttagaacagtttatgtaattagggtttttctctgaaaattatagaattaactatctgcaaatgatttttgatacgaaataaaatacggtaaaaggctatttataattacggaaaatttgtatcccgttggatcattacggatataaaacggtacgtttatttgtaaaaactgatccaaacggtatcggttttcgggataattatccaaatcagtacaatttgtactgcggtcttggtctcagcgcctagttacacgtattacgaagtgataattgtgatagtttaataaaaagctcccgtttatcaaaaatacgggttttattgatttactgaaacgaatattgtatcggaaatgttgcgccgggacccgcgcaggacaaaccgtacaccggatcgaaaaagtcgaaacatggaatatgctcggaatattgcaattaggttaggaaggagttctcgaaagagtttcgggttccaaaaacgtaataacgggtgacgtcggtgggttcccgtttttataaaatagattttaattacccggaaaaagattttagaaatttcatatgattcttataaatccataaaccaacataaaaataattaggaagatatgaaaattatccatattttattttggacatataaaaattaaaatacttaattaatattatttttgaatattcaagtacagataacacttaacaattagctcacagaatagatactgaacacacataacaattatataatagcaaaaataattacacgatatatcccggatattacaccaaGGCTAGAAATTATATTGCATATGCTTAAATGTGATTATATGTTCCAagatttaataataataaaatatagtaaTGTGTGTTGATTTGAGGTCTTATGCGAAATAAGACACTAAATGCTACTTGGAGTCGAATTGTGCATTAACATTAGGGTCGATTATTCTTATAAGGGTCTTTATAATGAGAGTTATTATTTTGTAGTATTAAGTGAAGATAGGAAGCTTGTCATCAAGGTCGAGTAGTGCTTCCAGTGGCTCCTAACCCAAGTCGAGTTCTAGATAAAGCCTTCTCTAAGGCAAATGTCTCTCCCTTGTCAAATCTATTTTTATGCAAGATTCAGAGCCATTATTTTTGGACTATGATAGTATGCTTGCTTAAAGATATTGATATTGCCGTCACCCAGATATATTGTTGCAAGTATCTTAATCTTAAATTGAGTTCTTACAAATGTTATTCCATGCTTATTATTATCGCAATTGTTCCAAGTTTATTTATGCACTAATAAAGGTCATTCGCTTGTCTACGTCTTGCCCCAGATTGACTTAGTACCTATATTTGATATACCCCGATTGCTTGTATCATACCAGAATACCTTCGTAAGCTCAAGTATTTCAATTTCCGTGATCATAAAACCACTATTGATCTGATACTATATCTCTATACCACTGAAACCTTGAGATATCAATATTCCAACTTCATGCTTGTTCATTACCCTTTTATTATCATACCCAAACTTTGTATCTAGACATGTGCCATGTACTACACTAAAATCTGAGATCCCTACCTTTGTAGATTATCGTCATGGctctttttcaataatttcttTCTTAATTGTTAAACCATTGATACTCATCATTGATGATTCTGCTAGTGAGAAGATAATTCATTCCTGATAAGAGTTCCATAACTCCAATCCTTGACTTATAATTAATTGCTTTTTAAACAAAAGAATATTTTCTTAAGATTGGTGgattggactaagacgcaagtccctttcatACTTATTATACTAGGCTTAAAAGCTGCCTAGGGATCCGAATTAAAATTTGTTAGAACCCAgcaaggttcgggattacttcacggatGATCACGGGTTGTAACTCGTAGCGTCATAAATTGATTTTGAGCAATTATTtggttaaaaatgatttttacttgaataatgatgccatctACCCCAATTTCAAATTATAAATTGTTATGCTGATAATTTCTGTCTTTGGATATATCTTGTTGAGTGTTTGGATCACTTCTTCCTATTTATTCATGTTATTTCAGcaagcaagtatggttagattcaagcagattGCTTGTAAGTCCACTGGAGATGCcgaggcttatgtgagagctcaggtagtatagttgGCGTCTCTGTAAGGACCGGTAGTTATATAAGAGTTGTAATAGGTGTTAGTGTTAGACTGTTCAAACACTGAACCTTTTGCGATCTTATATTTGTTGTAAGTAGTCGTTtgtaataattttatatttattagtTGTTATCTTTTAGTTTTATTTTCGGGGTGTGATAGGTCTTGGTATTAAAGCAAAGGTCTAGAGTACCTGAACAGTCCacataggttataggatatatatacatatcagaAATACCAGAGTGTAAGTAGATATTATTCGAGTAAGTCGCTAATATTTACCTTTGTATGTATTGTTTCTCAGCAAAGGATGTATTCGTTCTCATCCTCGGCGCCATTTGACACTATTTCTTTCTCCGTGTACGCTGACTTGAGGCTTCAGTTTGATAAGCTCCAAGGGAAGTACGACCGACTTATGGAGTGACTGCATGTAGCTTTTCAGGATGATAGTTGGTTTAGGGAGGAATCTAAGGCACAGTTGATTGTGAGACTCGAGTCCTTGACGCAGTTTGTTAACACTAAGCTCGGGGAGATTCCAGCACACCGCGACCGCAACAGCCAGTACACCATCCAGATGGTAGCAGATGAACTTCAAGGCATTGTGAAGGTAATTCAGGGGGAGCAGTGGGAAGAGATCCCGATAGCTCGAGATGATAACAAGGAGACTTAGGAAGATGACCGCTAAGCCGAATTAGGAGCCAGATTTCCTATTTCCTTTCTATTTGGTTATCCTTTATGTTGTTGTATCCCTTGAACTATGTAGTTTCCTTATTTCCTTTCAGAACTATGATGTTGTTGACCTTTAAATTCGAACCTTATTTTGTTGCGTTAAACTTTGTTTTAATGATTAATGCACTATTGTTTCGTTTCAGTATCGCTTTCATTTCTATATCTAGAATGTACATCGCCAGTATTGCTAATAATCAAAAATCTAATACATGTGATCACCTTAACTTTGTAACACCTCGACTTTGAAATAATTTCCATATTCATAACTGTTCTGTTAAACCTTTTTTTCAgaatcatgccacctaaaaagacgAAGCAAACTAGTACTTCTACTGCAACCGACCCCAATATCCTTCGAATATTGGAAACcctgcaacaacaaaccaatgcaaTTGCTCAGCAACAAcaaactcttcaacaacaattccaATAACAAAAATTTTGAAACCGAGAGAATCATGATCAACACCAACATCATCCAGACCCACCAGTACCACCTCAACTAGTTGTGACTTTTtaagcttttcagaatgtgaaccattcagcttttcatgataccactgatccaattGTAGCCAACACCtggataagagaaatggagagaTCTTTCGAGTTGGTTCGACTAGGGGATGATCAGAAGACTGTATATACCACGTATTTTCTGAAAGGGGAAGTAATTTATTGGTGGGATTCAATTAAAGCTTTGGAAGAGGTTCAACCAGttacttgggaaagatttaaagaactgtttttagagaagtattaTCCCAAGTATGTACAGAAGCAAATGGAAGTGAAGTTCctagagttgaagcaagggaagATGACAGTCTTGGAATATGAAAAGAATTTTATAGAGTTATCGAGGTTTGTGACCAAGTATGTGGGTACCGAAGAAGAGAAGGCTCAAAGGTTCCAACAAGGGCTCGAATATTGGATCCGAGATAGGGTATCAATGCTTAAGATTGATATATATGCAGGAGTAGTTTAGAAAGCAACCTTAATTGAAAGTAACGGAGTACAATCTAGAAGGAAagagataacaagaagaggaaagTGTTTCATCAGGGGGAAAGGTCAGAATCAGGGAGTCAGTCAGATAAGAATGTGAAGAGAATTGGGTTCCAGAAAGgaactggattatgggttagactattcttttattcctatatattatgataatccaagtgctattgcaatgacaggaaatccagtgcagcattcaatgactaagcacatcagtatcagataccatttcataagggaacatgtggaagctggtacagtggaatttatctttgttccaacagatcagtaagtagcagatatattcaacaagcctctctgtgaagctacattcacaagattggtgaatgaaaggcatatgtcatagcctatttatttattcgaggatttaactcaactcaaataagaatgtaacaagtaaatagtagatctaccgtcaaagagatctcacaaagtaacatctgtcaaaggattcagaaataaagttcatctacagacttgaggaattacttcactggaagaagttcaagaaattgatcaagcctcagtgatataaatcaagattgtggatttaatcaagtgacagagatcttgtcagggtatcaaatagttacagggatttaatctgaagaaaatcaagttatcaaagtcaagacatgaagaaatatcacggaagttagtcactcatgaaccagacactacatcgagtgtcaacattaaagtggtggaattgattcatatttTTCAGTGATTTccagaagagtggttgttgttcaagagtattattaattctctattaattaattaagtcatataatttaattaagaaaataaattatatatgcaaagtttaatttattgattaattgaattaattgattaattaattctgaattaatattatgaattttcagaattgattttgaatttatattcaatattaattcagcatgacaatcaattgaactggtatgacaatcagattgtcataccgaaactcatgctagttcaaattgattgtcataccaaaagttctaccagctatgggattgtcttgctagttcaatcaattgtcatgccgattgtcttgctagttcaggagatagtcataccgattgtcatggtagtacaacagattgtctcaccgaaagttctaccagctatgggattgtcatgccagttcaagtggattcggttgattgaattataaaagacagaagcagcagattCATTCAATCATCTTCAACCAACCAAGAACGCAGAAGCAGCCGCCCAAAAATATTTCATCTGCAACTGTAAATTTCAAGACCATTAATTTCTAGTTAATCAAGTTAAATCCAAAACACTAGAAAtgattttcttgttcttgtgtaactatctagcggatcaaaatccctagaacttaatctcaaattgtttttagcatttgatctttttattgcaaaaatagaaaaagttcatgtcaaatttattctagatttgtgataatttatttgagattaatcccttgtaaacgatactgttgttgtaacacctttcaagtttaataatagttatatttaacttgaattttgtttcaattttttattccgcattaaattcgattaaacggtatagtttgtattcaaccccccccccctctacaaatattttgggacctaacagttggtattagagccttctgattaaagaacaaatcaagatcctagacttttgtgatttttcaactccttgaatttttatttattcaaaaaattcataatgacttcagaaaaagttggaactgttaaaattccactatttgataaaaaaaattatattatgtggaagaagaagatgctcttgtttttacaagttgcaaatcccaaatatctgaacttgttaaagaagggtccaaaaattccgatggttattgaaccagaggtgatagaagatggtgttgtaattaccaaagctagaacctatgcaaaagagcctgaggattttactcctgctttaaaggaagaagcctccttggatgctagccttcaattaattttagttaattcccttgattccttgatgaacaaacatgtgatgaactataaaaattccaaacacatctaggaaactattgaggtgattaatgaaggcatagaggaagttatggagaacaagttagagatcctaacctttgaatatgaacattttaaatccaatccaggagaaggaattactgaagtgttcgagaggtacaatgcattgatcaacaacctgaacataaatggaagctagagatctgagtgaaatttcattggatagactctatggtgtgttaaaaacctatgagttggagcagattcagcagaaggaagtctacgggaaaggtagagtggtcagcacgtctattGCTCTAGTAgatgaaggtcaacaacaacaacaatctcaatagtcagagagaatggtacagtcttccaaggctgaggaaaatgtgttagtagcagaatatgatcctcctactacaaatcaatccggtgatgatttttactccttggaagagctggagcaattggaagatgagtcaatggcccagattgtcaagagattctccaatatcagattcaagagaaatcccaagttcaagtacaagtccaactacaacagattccagaaaggtggatcttcatcctcaaACACCAGCaatggtggatacaaaacatggatggttgatcggagcaccattcgatgctttaactgcaatgagttgggacactttgccacaaaatgcaggaagccaaagcaagtaaggaagaactcttatgattcaaatcagaagagtaactctgaaagggcgtatctggcaaagggaagaagctgggatgactctgatagtgaagatgaagaagttgggaatcttgctcttatggctattgatggaaatacttcatcatcaagaaaagaggtaaaatttactgatgctgaattagtctatcatctaggaggttccttagattgtgctcgtcgtgataatgaactgttaagtcagcagatcaaagaccttgagaaagaccTTGataatgaattaagacttgtgcacattaatcaagacaaattaaaagaacaagtatcttttctagtgaatagagttaactgttatagacaactcgaaatattctcaaagacaagatcaccgatCTTGAGACTAaagttaaagcttactttaattcttgttcgaaggctaaagagttctacagtaagcaagctgttaatcaaacatctggaataggttttgattacaatgctgctattggagaattaggcataaactcccctcctcatgtctgtgctaaaggtagggaagtacatatgtgcttaagggtgttgataaacccctctataaaggatcaattgttgaaccatttgatgagacctcctttattattcaagaagaaatatgtgctgaagatcgtgctaatgagaaggttgtttccaatccaagtgtgtcgaaagttccagtcaaagttgtgaaagcaactgagactaactcagacacacatgagttggataacaaaaatgccatgtctaccatgcataattttcctgttgttaatccctctcataaagtatatggtgttcctaattgtatgttttgtgcttttaatttgatgtatgcttattttaatggtaagcatgtttctagtgataagactactcctcgtcaacatgtgaataataggaagcatgataggtctaagactgctagtcctcataaggctagaaaggagacatttgtgcctaagcctaaacagaaatttgttaaggctgtttacaaggtcaaatgtcgagtcattgagaaagttgagaacattaaagttaagaatgttatttttcctgacaaaggtcaattctacaagtatgtcggacccaaccaagtttggattccgaagaaggtttaatccatttgtattgcagggcattaaataggtggaaccggcagtgtggattcttgatagcggatcgtcaagacatatgaccggagatagagccttgctatcaaatatggttgagaaagctagccaagtggttacctttggagataacagtaaaggtttaactgagggatatggctgtttgcaaactggtaatgttatcattgaacttgtaaatattttatgtatttttgctatattaatataaatttttatttttactttctgtaattgtaaatattatttgagatattacagttgttaggagttaacaattgtatgatatatgaaattgaatgctgatatctctttgatagatatttggtatttaattcattgatattttttttaatttttaatttttttaattaattatattaaaataagatgcaacataatattggtatctaaagtacttgacaagtatcagtccatgatatattgttaatattatgttgcagataattgtgagcttttgacatgaatgagaattatatagactttaccctaagtgatcaatgctttaataaaaactcattcatattgaaagtcaaaatctttctttctcttcttaatactgctaggtcatcagtctgtgtattatcaaatcatttatctttttaggcataaaaacatacttgtgcactcgaacagttttaggagaaaatcaaacttctttctacattagggatttcttatttcattttaaaatcttttgaaatcactattgtacatcatttctctcaaaagattaaatgtatgattttcattcattatagatcttaagtacattttatctctattgccatatgttctgtgatacaggttcagcctccaatggccttctttcattgacagtcatgaggttgaaaacccacaacatctatcccaaactgtaaagacaaacacagaaacagaaaCAACCAACACTCACTTACCActaaaatgtagtatgaatgagcttgagggagatagtgccctagtgcaccacataaggaaggttctgaagtcaacccagcagctctgtctcctacaaagatgagtagtattaaaaccgagacaactgctagcccccatacactttctcaaaaagatgtaatggctgaaaaggcacaaaaacagttactaggctcatcctctcaacagggtgcatttattgaaatttgtctgtcggccagggtatccgatgtagtgtcaccacctcaaacataaacaattcttgatgcacaaggaaaggttacacacacaaaggaggaGTTGACGAAAATAAGAGTTTCggccattttaaggtcagattcgattattcaaggttctttaatggaccaattgcctttacaggtcttaggagaggatactgatccaaaagccatatgtcagtggtcagtgtctacctccccaggcttaaatcccctggatgcatctgcggatagtggatctgacataggcgcatatcggcaacttgttga containing:
- the LOC141703633 gene encoding uncharacterized protein LOC141703633 encodes the protein MERSFELVRLGDDQKTVYTTYFLKGEVIYWWDSIKALEEVQPVTWERFKELFLEKYYPKYVQKQMEVKFLELKQGKMTVLEYEKNFIELSRFVTKYVGTEEEKAQRFQQGLEYWIRDRVSMLKIDIYAGVV